In Fusarium oxysporum Fo47 chromosome XI, complete sequence, the following are encoded in one genomic region:
- a CDS encoding major facilitator superfamily domain-containing protein: MEVSKAISDPEPGSLMLEKKTSFESQQTTRVIITFDSNDPENPNNWSKAKKRFVVFTLTLTLFNSTLSSSLPANAMSPMAAEFGIDDRRGNPQLALPISLFLVGYVFGPLLFGPLSELQGRKYVLQAAFVVYILFTLACALAPNWPSMLVFRLMSGIVGSSPSTLGGGIIADIHSDLTQRGRALTYYYTASICAPLIAPTIAAYLAPISWRWAYWFSLIFAGVTIIPLAFLPETFGPTILARRAKRIRRSAVKTGQGNAETYAAIELEAKGWRNLMSVVLIRPLHMLFTELIVAATATYIALAYSVYYMFFQTYPIVFKGTYGMSNKKSSFMYLPIAGGICLGLVIFFLWDAYYRRCKKAGRTWAQKNEYSRLPLACMGGPLLAISLFWAGWTARSSISWVSPMVAGIPFGAAQLLISIALTTYLGDCYGVYSASAMAAGTCLRNLAGAGLCIAAAPMYTKLGVGWASTLLGVVSVFMCAIPFIFIQYGNTIRQRSKFYQRLKAEMESSQSEAESD, encoded by the exons ATGGAGGTCTCAAAAGCGATATCGGATCCCGAACCAGGATCGTTGAtgcttgagaagaagacatcGTTCGAGTCACAACAAACAACAAGGGTCATCATCACATTTGACAGCAATGATCCAGAGAACCCCAACAACTGGTCGAAG GCCAAGAAGAGATTTGTAGTATTTACTCTCACCTTGACATTGTTCAACAGCAcactctcttcttccctcccAGCCAATGCCATGTCACCGATGGCCGCTGAGTTCGGTATTGACGATAGACGAGGGAACCCACAGTTGGCACTTCCCATATCACTTTTCCTCGTAGGATACGTCTTCGGACCTCTCCTCTTTGGGCCTCTTTCAGAGCTTCAAGGCCGCAAATACGTACTTCAGGCAGCCTTCGTCGTCTACATCCTGTTCACTCTTGCCTGCGCTCTAGCACCAAACTGGCCGTCAATGCTGGTCTTCCGCCTCATGTCAGGCATTGTTGGCAGCTCACCGAGTACACTTGGCGGCGGTATCATCGCAGACATACACAGCGACTTGACCCAGCGAGGCAGAGCGCTCACATACTACTACACAGCCAGTATCTGCGCGCCATTGATAGCTCCAACAATAGCTGCCTACTTGGCCCCGATCTCTTGGCGATGGGCTTACTGGTTCAGTCTCATATTTGCCGGTGTGACAATCATTCCGTTGGCATTCCTGCCAGAGACCTTTGGCCCTACAATTCTTGCTCGGCGGGCGAAAAGGATTCGGCGATCTGCAGTAAAGACTGGCCAGGGCAATGCTGAGACGTATGCCGCCATCGAGCTCGAAGCCAAAGGCTGGCGCAACCTTATGAGCGTCGTATTAATTCGTCCTCTACATATGCTCTTCACCGAGCTGATCGTTGCTGCAACGGCTACATACATCGCGCTAGCTTACAGCGTCTACTACATGTTCTTTCAAACATACCCCATCGTCTTCAAGGGCACCTACGGGATGTCAAACAAGAAAAGCAGCTTCATGTACTTGCCCATTGCAGGAGGAATCTGCCTTGGTCTGGTGATATTCTTTCTATGGGATGCCTACTACAGACGCTGCAAAAAGGCCGGTCGAACCTGGGCACAGAAGAATGAGTACAGCAGGTTACCTCTAGCATGCATGGGCGGGCCTCTTCTGGCAATCTCACTCTTCTGGGCTGGCTGGACCGCACGGTCCAGTATCTCGTGGGTGTCACCCATGGTAGCAGGAATTCCGTTCGGAGCTGCTCAGCTTCTCATCAGTATCGCTCTAACGACTTACCTGGGCGATTGCTACGGAGTGTACTCGGCATCGGCCATGGCGGCGGGAACGTGCCTACGAAATCTTGCAGGTGCGGGACTATGTATCGCTGCGGCGCCGATGTACACCAAACTTGGTGTTGGATGGGCTTCAACGCTTCTTGGGGTTGTGAGCGTCTTTATGTGTGCTATCCCGTTCATCTTCATTCAATACGGGAATACCATTCGACAACGAAGTAAGTTTTATCAGAGGCTAAAGGCAGAGATGGAATCGTCACAGAGTGAAGCAGAGAGTGATTGA
- a CDS encoding fungal-specific transcription factor domain-containing protein, whose translation MAVAMIHYSNSIYDAISFKLKAIQNLSQSLRTGRRSICTSTSQVQLAAVMMLCVYDVFDREEHNWHIHLNGAKEIIRRQRFTDTPGSSSDFLLTWWLYHDVLAAFNHPSCRLKESPGSVSTSALDAFSGDKSLIVGSLGCSVEVLEIIDRINMMRLHSAHDCLSTSTLRRCDLAMKLYNIRQLLAPIESSYSLRAHRILAIAELYRLATLLYLQRVHPIAEDDFTRPVYVQQALEVLKSLGVATSPWPVFVIACEVDEQDRVSILHILDRMYSVRSIGNIKVLRDVIESIWKQQDLRSIRKAGQRVDWLQFVECDVPVPWFI comes from the exons ATGGCTGTAGCAATGATCCATTACTCGAACTCAATATATGATGCGATCTCGTTCAAACTGAAAGCTATCCAGAACTTATCACAGTCACTCAGGACCGGTAGGAGGTCAATATGCACATCGACCAGTCAAGTTCAGCTTGCAGCAGTAATGATGCTTTGTGTTTACGAT GTCTTTGATAGAGAAGAGCACAATTGGCACATCCATTTGAACGGAGCGAAGGAGATCATAAGGCGACAGCGCTTCACAGATACGCCCGGTTCAAGCTCAGATTTCCTTCTTACCTGGTGGCTATACCACGATGTTTTGGCTGCTTTCAACCATCCATCATGCCGACTTAAAGAAAGCCCTGGTTCCGTCTCAACATCCGCTCTTGACGCTTTCAGTGGTGATAAGTCTCTC ATCGTGGGATCCTTGGGCTGTTCTGTTGAAGTGCTTGAGATCATTGATAGAATCAACATGATGCGACTACACTCCGCACATGATTGTCTGAGCACCTCAACGCTGCGAAGGTGCGATTTGGCAATGAAGCTTTACAACATCCGACAGTTACTTGCTCCCATTGAGAGTTCTTATAGTTTGAGAGCACATCGCATTTTGGCTATCGCTGAGTTGTATCGCCTAGCGACACTGCTCTATCTCCAACGCGTTCATCCCATCGCGGAGGACGATTTCACGCGGCCGGTTTACGTACAACAAGCCCTGGAAGTCTTGAAAAGTCTAGGTGTTGCAACCAGTCCATGGCCAGTGTTTGTCATCGCATGTGAAGTCGATGAGCAAGACCGCGTCAGCATTCTTCATATCCTTGACAGAATGTACAGTGTGAGAAGCATTGGCAACATCAAGGTTCTACGCGATGTTATTGAGAGTATCTGGAAACAGCAGGATCTTCGGAGTATTAGAAAAGCTGGCCAGCGTGTCGATTGGTTGCAGTTTGTCGAGTGCGATGTTCCGGTCCCATGGTTTATCTAG
- a CDS encoding Alpha/Beta hydrolase protein — protein sequence MTHLAQHVTNAHKTEAYPPNVAISNTTTSMFQLSNDTEFSFILSEYLSLANEGGSATGEVLRAAAVIEPNNPESWYHEFKFLADKIREQAVAAEKKKDWVSARSAYFRSSSYYRGADFFLHGNQSDPRINTLWQKQNASFTKAVNLLPKPPTFVELRATKFTVPAYFYPGDSQLPAGKRLGYGKKIPTVIVGTGYDGSQEALYHSNCREIIQRGWNCITYEGPGQATVRRQQNLGFMPEWWEAVIPVVDYVRSRNDVDPDRVALIGMSFGGLLAPLAATHEHRLAAVLAIDGMLNLQRSILEQFPPALTKLFLSGNSTAFDDEIYSLLKNPKLPTALSWPINQGMWAWNTKSPFKWLTMVGEFNLNKQTLSKINCPIFVASGQDDTTAPEQPEEMARAFGKQAHYFLFKTELGSGVHCAIGAENQLAQETLGWLEGVFDKVSNHLSVIGEALMSSI from the exons ATGACGCATTTGGCCCAACAT GTCACCAACGCTCATAAGACCGAAGCATATCCACCAAATGTCGCCATTTCCAACACCACCACGTCCATGTTCCAGCTCAGCAACGACACCGAGTTCTCATTCATCCTCAGCGAATATCTTTCCTTAGCCAACGAAGGTGGTAGCGCCACTGGGGAAGTCCTCCGAGCAGCTGCTGTGATCGAGCCAAACAATCCTGAGAGTTGGTATCACGAATTCAAGTTTCTTGCAGACAAGATCCGTGAAcaggctgttgctgctgagaagaagaaggactgGGTCTCTGCTCGCTCAGCCTACTTCCGATCATCATCTTACTACCGAGGCGCCGACTTCTTCCTGCACGGTAACCAGTCTGATCCTCGCATCAATACCCTGTGGCAGAAGCAGAATGCAAGTTTCACAAAGGCTGTAAACCTTCTCCCCAAGCCCCCGACCTTTGTGGAGTTGAGGGCAACCAAATTCACTGTTCCAGCGTACTTCTACCCAGGAGACTCTCAACTCCCTGCTGGGAAGCGCCTTGGCTACGGCAAGAAGATCCCAACAGTCATCGTTGGAACCGGGTACGATggatctcaagaagctctctACCATAGCAACTGTCGCGAGATCATTCAGCGCGGCTGGAACTGCATCACATACGAAGGCCCAGGACAAGCGACAGTGCGTCGACAGCAGAATCTCGGCTTCATGCCTGAGTGGTGGGAGGCTGTTATCCCCGTTGTCGATTATGTTCGCAGTCGGAATGATGTTGACCCTGACCGAGTTGCTCTAATTGGTATGTCGTTTGGTGGACTTCTTGCGCCGTTGGCTGCGACACATGAACATAGATTGGCAGCTGTTCTTGCGATCGACGGAATGCTTAACCTTCAACGCTCCATCCTTGAGCAATTCCCTCCCGCTTTGACCAAGCTTTTCCTTTCAGGCAACAGCACTGcctttgatgatgagatctACAGTCTTCTCAAGAACCCCAAACTCCCTACCGCTCTCAGCTGGCCGATCAACCAAGGAATGTGGGCATGGAACACCAAGAGCCCCTTCAAGTGGTTGACCATGGTGGGAGAGTTCAATCTTAATAAGCAGACCCTCTCTAAGATCAACTGTCCCATATTTGTGGCCTCGGGGCAAGATGACACGACGGCTCCGGAACAGCCAGAGGAAATGGCGAGGGCTTTTGGAAAGCAGGCGCACTACTTTTTGTTCAAGACGGAGCTGGGATCTGGGGTTCATTGTGCAATTGGGGCGGAGAATCAGCTTGCCCAGGAGACATTGGGCTGGCTTGAGGGCGTCTTTGACAAAGTCTCCAA TCATCTGAGTGTCATCGGAGAAGCATTGATGTCATCTAtttaa